A window from Sphingobacterium hotanense encodes these proteins:
- the gltB gene encoding glutamate synthase large subunit — MQQEGLYNPAFEHDACGVGFVAHIKGQKSHRQVQDALTMLENMEHRGACGCDPESGDGAGIMIQLPHEFLWEECINLGIQLQEPGYYGVGMLFLPKEGEMNAICRQVIAEAAAERNMELLGYRPVPVDRAGIGPTALSAEPEIVQFFISRPEGVGNTEDFERKLYVLRRLIIQKIKTHQAYPLPLYIASLSCKTIVYKGQLTTYQVGSYFKDLHDPRVVSAFGLVHSRFSTNTFPSWSLAQPFRMIAHNGEINTLTGNLNWFYAGVRALSSPYFTDEEMEILLPVVDRGQSDSACLDNVVELLLHSGRSLPHVMLMLVPEAWDGNDQMDPLKKAFYEYHATLMEPWDGPAALCFTDGNIIGATLDRNGLRPLRYAITNDDRVVVASEAGALPIDEATIIKKGRQQPGKIFVVDMEAGKIRSDEEVKGALVRQQPYGEWINNYKIKLEELADPRVTFTYLSKESVFKYQQSFGYSREDIETILTPMALTGYEPIGSMGTDVPLAVLSDQPQHISSYFKQFFAQVTNPPIDPIRERLVMSLATFIGNAGNILIEDKKFCHCVTLEHPILTSSELEKLRSIDTGVFQAKTIQSYFRADGKSGSLEAGLERLCRYADDAVKDGFEVIILSDRAIDSQHCAIPSLLAVSAVHHHLIKTGNRGAVGLVVEAGDAWEVHHFACLLAFGATAINPYMALASIRTMREQGQLDTDLTWDDLKKNYVKAVCNGLLKIFSKMGISTLQSYHGAQIFEVLGIDSSVVDKYFCGAVSRIGGLTLDDIAKEALAKHWRGFEHSRVTSTLLPEGGLYQWKRRGEGHLWNPQTVHLLQQACRTDSFDTYKKYASLINNQKEHMFTLRGLLEFAKHRTPISIDQVEPASDIMKRFATGAMSFGSISHEAHSTLAIAMNRIGGKSNTGEGGEDEIRYAKLPNGDSMRSAIKQVASARFGVTSNYLTQADEIQIKMAQGAKPGEGGQLPGHKVDDWIAKVRHSTPGVGLISPPPHHDIYSIEDLAQLIFDLKNANRDARINVKLVSKAGVGTIAAGVAKAHADVILIAGYDGGTGASPISSIKHAGLPWELGLAEAHQTLVQNKLRSRVVLQADGQMKTGRDLVIATLLGAEEWGVATAALVAGGCIMMRKCHLNTCPVGVATQDPELRKLFSGKPEDVVNLFRFLAEEMREIMAQLGFRTINEMVGRAQFLKKREDLPHWKASKIDFSGILHVAANASGQTLYNTEEQDHGMSMILDWGLLTQAKPALESKTPVFGTFHVKNTDRTIGTLLSNEISKIYGSEGLPDNSINFKFKGSAGQSFGAFNTKGISFELEGEANDYVGKGLSGAQLAIYPAAESSLVPDENIIIGNVALYGATSGHLFINGRAGERFAVRNSGATAVVEGIGDHGCEYMTGGRALILGETGRNFAAGMSGGIAWVYDLDGNFRENCNKEMVDLDPLDAEDETAIINLLKRHILLTKSERANTILTNWAAEKSKFIKVFPREYKQVIQVKLVTA; from the coding sequence ATGCAGCAAGAAGGACTATACAATCCAGCGTTTGAACATGATGCCTGTGGGGTAGGTTTTGTAGCCCATATAAAAGGACAAAAATCACATCGACAAGTGCAAGATGCACTGACGATGTTAGAGAACATGGAGCACCGCGGGGCATGCGGATGCGACCCGGAGTCGGGAGACGGAGCGGGTATCATGATCCAGTTACCGCATGAATTTCTTTGGGAAGAATGTATTAATCTAGGAATTCAACTACAGGAGCCTGGCTATTATGGCGTCGGCATGCTGTTCCTTCCGAAGGAAGGAGAGATGAATGCTATTTGCCGACAAGTAATCGCAGAAGCTGCAGCCGAGCGCAATATGGAACTATTGGGCTACCGTCCAGTGCCAGTGGATCGTGCCGGAATTGGCCCAACAGCCTTGAGTGCAGAACCGGAAATCGTACAGTTCTTTATCTCCAGACCGGAAGGCGTAGGAAACACCGAAGATTTTGAACGGAAGTTATATGTCCTCCGACGCTTAATCATCCAGAAAATAAAAACTCACCAAGCCTACCCTCTACCACTTTATATTGCCTCACTTTCTTGCAAAACAATAGTCTACAAAGGTCAGCTGACCACTTATCAGGTAGGTTCATACTTCAAAGATTTACATGACCCGCGTGTAGTGTCCGCTTTCGGATTAGTGCACTCGCGCTTCTCAACCAATACATTTCCATCTTGGTCGCTCGCGCAACCTTTCCGGATGATTGCCCATAATGGCGAGATCAATACATTGACCGGAAACTTGAACTGGTTCTATGCGGGCGTTCGTGCCCTATCCTCACCGTATTTTACAGATGAGGAGATGGAGATCTTATTGCCGGTTGTAGATCGTGGACAATCGGATTCAGCTTGCTTAGATAACGTTGTTGAGTTATTGTTGCACAGTGGCAGAAGCCTACCACATGTAATGCTGATGCTCGTGCCGGAAGCATGGGATGGAAATGATCAAATGGATCCGCTGAAGAAAGCATTTTATGAATATCATGCAACTTTAATGGAGCCATGGGATGGACCGGCAGCACTTTGCTTTACCGATGGTAATATTATTGGTGCAACATTAGATCGCAATGGTCTTCGCCCGCTACGCTATGCCATCACCAACGACGATCGCGTTGTTGTAGCCTCAGAAGCTGGTGCATTGCCAATCGATGAAGCTACCATTATTAAAAAAGGAAGACAACAACCTGGTAAAATATTCGTCGTGGATATGGAAGCGGGAAAGATTCGTTCAGATGAAGAGGTGAAAGGCGCATTAGTTCGTCAGCAACCTTATGGCGAGTGGATCAATAATTATAAAATCAAACTAGAAGAGCTCGCAGACCCCCGCGTTACTTTTACATACCTATCTAAAGAGTCGGTATTCAAGTATCAGCAATCCTTTGGTTATTCTCGCGAGGATATCGAAACCATTCTTACACCGATGGCTCTGACCGGCTATGAGCCCATTGGCTCAATGGGTACAGATGTGCCCTTGGCAGTCCTATCCGATCAACCGCAACATATCTCTAGCTATTTTAAACAATTCTTTGCACAGGTAACCAATCCACCGATCGACCCTATACGCGAACGTTTAGTGATGAGTTTAGCAACCTTTATTGGAAATGCCGGCAACATATTGATTGAGGACAAAAAATTCTGTCATTGTGTTACCCTGGAACACCCTATCTTAACTTCTAGCGAACTCGAGAAACTGCGATCAATTGATACGGGGGTATTCCAAGCGAAAACCATACAAAGTTATTTTCGTGCAGATGGCAAATCCGGCTCCTTAGAAGCCGGTCTGGAAAGACTTTGCCGCTATGCCGACGATGCTGTAAAGGACGGTTTTGAAGTTATCATTCTCTCAGATAGAGCGATCGACTCGCAACACTGCGCGATTCCTTCCCTACTTGCCGTTTCTGCCGTTCATCACCATTTAATCAAAACTGGAAACCGCGGTGCAGTAGGCTTAGTTGTTGAAGCCGGAGATGCTTGGGAAGTTCACCATTTTGCTTGTCTACTGGCTTTCGGTGCTACAGCAATCAACCCTTATATGGCGCTGGCAAGCATCCGTACTATGCGCGAGCAAGGTCAACTAGATACTGATTTAACGTGGGACGACCTTAAGAAAAACTATGTGAAGGCTGTTTGCAATGGCCTATTGAAGATATTCTCAAAGATGGGTATCTCGACGCTGCAATCCTACCATGGTGCCCAAATCTTTGAAGTGTTGGGAATAGACTCTTCGGTTGTCGACAAGTACTTCTGTGGCGCTGTTTCACGTATTGGAGGATTAACATTAGATGACATCGCCAAAGAAGCGTTAGCAAAACATTGGCGAGGATTTGAGCATAGCCGAGTGACGTCGACTTTACTTCCTGAGGGTGGATTATACCAATGGAAACGTCGTGGCGAAGGACACCTATGGAACCCACAAACAGTACATTTGCTTCAGCAAGCTTGTCGCACGGATAGTTTTGATACCTATAAGAAATATGCGAGCCTGATCAACAACCAAAAAGAGCATATGTTTACTCTTCGTGGACTGTTAGAATTCGCTAAACATCGCACGCCAATTTCTATCGACCAGGTCGAGCCGGCGAGCGATATCATGAAAAGATTTGCGACCGGCGCCATGTCATTCGGTTCGATATCCCACGAAGCACATAGCACTTTGGCAATTGCCATGAACCGCATCGGTGGTAAATCAAATACCGGAGAGGGTGGTGAAGACGAAATCCGCTATGCGAAATTGCCAAACGGCGACTCCATGCGTTCTGCCATCAAGCAGGTGGCATCTGCACGCTTTGGAGTAACGTCAAACTACCTAACCCAGGCAGATGAAATACAGATCAAAATGGCACAGGGTGCTAAACCTGGTGAAGGCGGACAATTACCGGGACATAAAGTGGACGATTGGATTGCAAAAGTAAGACACTCCACACCTGGAGTGGGCTTAATTTCGCCACCTCCACATCACGATATTTATTCTATCGAAGATTTGGCACAGCTTATCTTCGATTTGAAAAATGCTAATAGAGACGCCCGTATCAACGTAAAACTGGTTTCCAAGGCCGGCGTTGGTACCATCGCTGCAGGTGTGGCAAAGGCGCATGCTGACGTAATCTTAATCGCTGGTTATGACGGGGGGACTGGTGCTTCCCCCATCAGCTCTATCAAGCATGCGGGTCTCCCTTGGGAACTCGGACTCGCTGAAGCACATCAGACATTAGTACAAAACAAACTCCGTAGCCGCGTTGTACTACAGGCTGACGGACAAATGAAAACCGGTAGGGATTTAGTCATCGCGACGCTCTTAGGCGCTGAAGAATGGGGCGTAGCAACGGCAGCTTTAGTGGCTGGCGGCTGTATCATGATGCGCAAGTGTCACCTCAATACCTGCCCTGTAGGTGTTGCTACACAAGATCCTGAATTAAGAAAACTATTCTCCGGAAAACCGGAAGATGTAGTCAATCTGTTTAGATTCCTTGCTGAAGAAATGCGCGAGATTATGGCGCAATTAGGCTTCCGCACCATCAACGAAATGGTCGGTAGAGCTCAATTCTTGAAGAAAAGGGAAGATTTACCACATTGGAAAGCGTCCAAAATTGATTTCTCAGGAATCTTACATGTGGCTGCAAACGCTAGCGGACAGACCCTATACAATACAGAAGAACAAGATCATGGCATGAGCATGATCTTAGACTGGGGACTACTAACACAGGCGAAACCTGCATTGGAAAGCAAAACACCAGTGTTCGGAACCTTCCATGTGAAGAATACGGATAGAACGATCGGTACCCTACTTTCCAATGAGATTTCAAAAATATATGGATCGGAAGGTTTGCCAGACAACAGCATCAACTTTAAATTTAAAGGATCCGCTGGCCAATCCTTCGGTGCTTTCAACACCAAGGGAATCTCCTTCGAGCTGGAGGGTGAAGCAAATGATTATGTGGGCAAAGGTCTTTCAGGAGCGCAATTGGCGATCTACCCTGCTGCCGAAAGTAGCTTAGTGCCTGATGAAAATATCATCATCGGTAATGTGGCGCTCTATGGCGCGACTTCCGGACATTTGTTTATCAATGGTCGTGCTGGTGAGCGCTTCGCCGTACGGAATTCAGGTGCAACAGCAGTAGTTGAGGGCATTGGCGATCATGGATGTGAATACATGACCGGTGGTAGAGCCCTTATTCTTGGCGAAACAGGTAGAAACTTCGCCGCCGGAATGAGTGGTGGTATCGCATGGGTATATGATCTAGATGGCAACTTCCGCGAAAACTGCAATAAAGAAATGGTCGACTTGGACCCATTGGATGCAGAGGACGAAACGGCAATTATCAACCTGCTGAAAAGACACATATTACTAACGAAGAGCGAAAGGGCAAATACCATTCTTACGAACTGGGCTGCAGAAAAGAGCAAGTTCATCAAGGTATTCCCAAGAGAGTACAAACAAGTGATTCAGGTAAAGTTAGTAACAGCATAA
- a CDS encoding glutamate synthase subunit beta: MGKATGFLEYERTLPQKDAVESRRQNYQEFVQPYTDDQLNNQAARCMNCGIPFCHSGCPLGNVIPEFNDAVYDGKWEEAYQILSSTNNFPEFTGRICPAPCESACVLGINKSPVAIEEIEKHIIEIAYKKGYVQPNKSYLKTGKRVAVVGSGPSGLAAAAQLNKAGHDVVVYERDDKVGGLLRYGIPDFKLDKSVIDRRISIMEQSGVEFRTNAEVGKNVPAQELKAYDAIVLAGGSTIPRDLKIPGRELKGVHFAMDFLKQQNKRVGNSPIEVEEIHAAGKNVLVIGGGDTGSDCVGTSNRHGAISVTQFELMPTPPQSRTDAMPWPTYPMLLKTTTSHEEGCQRHWSISTKEFLGDENGNLRAAKVVDLSWETDENGRPTKFAEVEGSEREIPCELVTLAMGFLNPQHEGLLQQLGVDLDPRGNVLASEAEYKTNLSNVFTAGDMRRGQSLVVWAISEGRECARKVDEFLMGKSELENRH, translated from the coding sequence ATGGGAAAAGCAACAGGATTTTTAGAATATGAAAGAACGCTTCCTCAGAAAGATGCTGTGGAAAGCAGAAGACAGAATTATCAAGAGTTCGTACAACCTTATACGGACGATCAATTAAATAATCAGGCAGCGCGTTGTATGAACTGTGGAATACCATTCTGCCACTCAGGATGTCCACTAGGGAATGTTATTCCCGAATTCAACGATGCTGTTTATGATGGTAAATGGGAAGAAGCCTATCAGATTCTTTCCTCTACCAACAACTTTCCGGAGTTCACCGGCCGTATATGTCCTGCTCCTTGTGAGTCGGCATGTGTACTTGGAATCAACAAATCGCCGGTTGCTATCGAAGAAATTGAGAAACATATCATCGAAATAGCCTACAAAAAAGGCTATGTACAACCGAATAAAAGCTATTTAAAAACAGGAAAACGCGTGGCTGTTGTTGGTTCCGGCCCTTCGGGCTTGGCTGCTGCTGCACAGCTCAACAAAGCAGGACATGATGTTGTCGTGTATGAGCGTGACGATAAGGTTGGCGGATTATTACGATACGGCATCCCTGATTTCAAGCTAGATAAATCGGTCATTGATCGCCGAATCTCAATCATGGAACAGTCGGGTGTAGAGTTCAGAACTAATGCAGAAGTTGGCAAGAACGTGCCGGCACAGGAGCTAAAAGCATACGATGCTATCGTTCTTGCGGGCGGATCAACTATCCCCCGCGACTTAAAGATTCCGGGTCGCGAATTGAAGGGTGTGCATTTTGCGATGGACTTCTTAAAACAACAGAACAAAAGGGTGGGCAATTCCCCTATCGAAGTGGAAGAGATCCACGCAGCCGGCAAAAATGTATTGGTTATCGGCGGTGGTGATACGGGCTCTGACTGTGTGGGAACTTCCAACCGTCATGGCGCAATATCCGTAACACAGTTCGAATTAATGCCGACGCCGCCACAATCCCGTACAGACGCGATGCCATGGCCTACATACCCCATGTTATTAAAAACAACAACCTCGCACGAAGAAGGCTGTCAAAGACATTGGAGCATCAGCACCAAAGAATTCTTAGGTGATGAAAATGGGAACCTCCGCGCTGCAAAGGTGGTAGACCTATCTTGGGAGACCGATGAGAACGGACGCCCAACCAAATTTGCCGAGGTCGAAGGTTCCGAGCGTGAAATCCCTTGCGAACTTGTAACACTAGCCATGGGATTCCTGAATCCGCAACACGAAGGCTTATTGCAACAACTTGGCGTCGATCTTGACCCGAGAGGCAATGTCCTGGCAAGCGAAGCAGAATATAAAACAAACCTCAGCAACGTATTCACCGCCGGCGATATGCGCAGAGGACAGTCCCTCGTCGTATGGGCAATCTCCGAAGGCCGCGAATGCGCCCGAAAGGTAGATGAGTTTTTGATGGGGAAATCGGAATTAGAGAATAGACATTAG
- a CDS encoding ISAon1 family transposase N-terminal region protein: MQEAERKLLSLLMPEGLLEYFQILEVDQVDNQLHIYLDELNIAPTGYENSKLESKGFMPSTEISDFPIRGQKVTLHIRRRRWTVLDTGDIITRDWNLVREGARMTTEFGLFLKKIFG; the protein is encoded by the coding sequence TTGCAAGAAGCCGAACGTAAATTACTATCCCTATTGATGCCCGAAGGGCTTTTGGAATACTTCCAGATTTTAGAAGTCGATCAGGTCGACAATCAACTCCATATTTATTTAGATGAACTTAATATTGCTCCGACAGGCTATGAGAACAGCAAGTTGGAGTCAAAGGGGTTTATGCCTTCTACTGAAATTTCAGACTTTCCTATTCGAGGCCAGAAAGTTACGCTACATATCCGCCGTCGTCGCTGGACAGTCTTGGATACCGGAGATATCATCACAAGAGATTGGAACCTAGTGCGTGAGGGCGCTCGAATGACTACGGAATTCGGGCTTTTTTTAAAGAAGATATTTGGATAG
- a CDS encoding ISAon1 family transposase encodes MDSYPVSAQLVGLFFQMDGKQLQDQYKNHLSDFHDWDQKPHAESWTLFPENISEHLSIDETSFSNGELYTIVSSKSAKGRKGTILATIKGTQAEDIMAVLERIPLRSRNKVKEVTMDMAPNMAKAIRRCFRNARRVVDRFHVQKLAYDAVQELRIKYRWEVLDAESKKIMESRKRGTPYEPELLPNGDTLKQLLARSRHLLFKHPSRWSESQKNRAELLFMRFPKLKQAYDLGIALGDIFNKCRDKKVAFTKLGLWHNQVENAGIASFESVARSIAAHHQYILHYFDNRSTNASAESFNAKLKAFRSVFRGVRDTTFFLYRVMKLYA; translated from the coding sequence TTGGATAGCTATCCTGTAAGCGCCCAATTGGTAGGATTATTCTTCCAAATGGACGGCAAGCAACTACAGGATCAGTACAAGAACCACCTCAGTGATTTCCATGACTGGGACCAAAAACCTCATGCTGAGAGCTGGACATTGTTTCCTGAAAACATTTCGGAACACCTGAGCATCGATGAGACCAGCTTCAGCAACGGTGAATTATATACCATTGTTAGCAGTAAATCGGCAAAAGGGCGTAAAGGAACGATTTTAGCAACTATAAAGGGTACCCAGGCTGAGGATATCATGGCTGTTCTCGAGCGAATACCCTTGCGATCCAGGAATAAGGTAAAGGAGGTGACCATGGATATGGCTCCCAACATGGCCAAGGCAATCCGTAGATGTTTCAGGAATGCCAGGCGTGTGGTCGATCGGTTCCATGTCCAAAAGTTAGCTTACGATGCCGTTCAGGAACTCCGTATCAAATATCGTTGGGAAGTCTTGGATGCAGAAAGCAAGAAGATTATGGAATCGCGAAAGCGAGGAACCCCATATGAACCCGAGTTATTGCCCAATGGCGATACGCTCAAACAGCTATTGGCTAGATCCAGACACCTCTTGTTCAAGCATCCCAGCCGATGGTCAGAAAGCCAGAAAAACCGGGCTGAATTGCTGTTCATGCGGTTTCCTAAGCTAAAACAGGCTTATGATCTTGGAATTGCCTTAGGAGACATCTTCAACAAATGCCGGGACAAAAAGGTCGCATTTACCAAACTAGGCCTGTGGCATAATCAGGTTGAGAATGCGGGCATTGCTTCCTTTGAGAGCGTAGCAAGATCCATTGCAGCTCATCATCAATACATTCTCCATTACTTCGACAACAGAAGTACTAATGCTTCCGCAGAATCATTCAATGCAAAACTCAAAGCTTTCAGAAGCGTCTTCCGTGGCGTTAGGGACACAACATTCTTCCTGTACAGAGTGATGAAATTGTATGCTTAA
- the era gene encoding GTPase Era produces MSHKAGFVSIIGKPNAGKSTLMNALVGEKMSIITPKAQTTRHRIIGIVNDEDHQIVFSDTPGVIKPNYSLQESMMNFVMGSIIDADILLFVTDINEKYDENDVLEKLRNTSSPVAVVINKVDKSSEEEVKAKIEFWKEKINPDVIFPISALLGYNVESVMAYIKEKLPEHAAYYEKDELTDKSMRFFVSEIIREKVFKLYDKEIPYSTEVIITSFKEEPKITRIAAEIIVERDSQKNIIIGKAGAMIKKVGTYARQDIEEFIGGKVFLEMFVKVLPDWRSKKNYLKRFGYDD; encoded by the coding sequence ATGTCGCATAAAGCTGGATTCGTAAGTATAATAGGGAAACCTAACGCGGGTAAATCTACCCTAATGAACGCGTTAGTGGGAGAAAAGATGTCAATCATCACGCCGAAGGCACAAACTACCAGACACCGAATTATCGGAATTGTCAATGATGAAGACCATCAAATCGTCTTTTCGGATACTCCGGGTGTTATCAAACCGAACTATTCCTTACAAGAATCGATGATGAATTTCGTTATGGGATCCATTATTGACGCCGACATTCTTTTATTTGTTACAGACATCAACGAGAAATACGATGAAAACGATGTGTTAGAAAAACTTCGTAATACCAGCTCGCCGGTTGCAGTTGTCATCAACAAAGTGGATAAATCTTCAGAAGAAGAAGTAAAAGCGAAGATCGAATTCTGGAAAGAGAAAATCAATCCCGATGTTATCTTCCCAATTTCTGCTTTATTGGGTTATAACGTAGAATCCGTTATGGCATACATCAAAGAGAAATTACCGGAGCATGCGGCTTATTACGAAAAAGATGAGTTGACCGACAAATCTATGCGCTTCTTCGTATCGGAGATCATTCGTGAGAAAGTATTCAAATTATACGACAAAGAAATTCCATATAGTACAGAGGTCATTATCACTTCCTTTAAGGAAGAGCCAAAGATTACGCGCATTGCAGCAGAGATTATTGTAGAGCGCGATTCTCAGAAAAACATTATTATCGGTAAAGCCGGAGCGATGATCAAAAAGGTAGGAACTTATGCCCGCCAGGATATTGAAGAATTTATCGGCGGAAAAGTATTCTTAGAAATGTTCGTCAAAGTGTTACCAGATTGGCGAAGTAAGAAAAACTACTTAAAACGTTTCGGATACGACGATTAA
- a CDS encoding cation:proton antiporter: MPNTIIIEIGIAVLLVALVGLLANRLRFSVIPFFIVIGMVLGNESYPGFVADGLASIGNEGFTQAVNSVWKFFTFTESKPFIDFMGRLGVLFLLFYLGLEFSVGRLIKSGKSIVAGGSFYVALNFVSGLLVGWMMDLPFKETMVLCGIMTSSSTAIVAKVLTDLKRTANPETEVIMGMIMFDDLFIAMHISFLSGLILTGSSSFWAVAGTSLLALGFILTFLILGRKLIPFIDKILQEKSSELFILIIFSLLFTIAGFSETIHVAEAIGALMAGLVFADSKYLKKIEGMVLPFKDFFGAMFFFSFGLSIDMYSLGGAVGWAAFAALITIIGNVASGYFATRFSNVKPKNSVDIGFTLSARGEFSIIMANIGKAGKLLPVIQSFVVVYVLILSIVSPLLTKESRNIWNKLSGQKEAPKRAKKKLSDLEAAVQEP; this comes from the coding sequence ATGCCTAATACTATTATTATTGAAATTGGAATTGCCGTTCTACTGGTAGCCTTGGTTGGCTTGCTAGCCAACAGACTTCGTTTTTCTGTTATTCCCTTTTTTATCGTAATAGGTATGGTTCTGGGCAATGAATCCTACCCGGGGTTTGTTGCTGATGGGCTAGCGAGCATTGGAAACGAGGGATTTACCCAAGCTGTCAACTCCGTATGGAAGTTCTTTACTTTTACCGAAAGTAAGCCTTTCATCGACTTTATGGGTAGGCTAGGGGTCTTGTTCTTGCTGTTTTACTTAGGCTTGGAGTTTTCGGTTGGCCGATTGATCAAGTCTGGGAAATCCATCGTTGCGGGGGGAAGCTTTTATGTAGCCTTAAACTTTGTATCGGGCCTTTTGGTAGGCTGGATGATGGATCTGCCTTTTAAAGAGACCATGGTGCTATGTGGTATCATGACCAGTTCTTCTACCGCTATCGTGGCGAAGGTATTGACGGATCTGAAACGTACCGCCAATCCGGAAACGGAAGTGATCATGGGGATGATCATGTTCGACGATTTATTCATCGCGATGCATATCTCGTTCCTATCTGGTTTGATCCTCACGGGAAGTAGCTCATTTTGGGCAGTCGCGGGTACCTCATTGTTGGCGCTAGGTTTTATACTGACCTTCCTCATTCTGGGTCGAAAACTGATTCCTTTTATTGATAAGATACTACAGGAGAAGTCTTCCGAGCTATTCATTCTGATTATTTTCAGTTTGCTATTTACTATTGCAGGCTTTTCGGAGACTATCCACGTCGCTGAAGCTATTGGGGCTTTAATGGCGGGATTGGTATTTGCAGACTCCAAGTATCTAAAAAAGATTGAGGGAATGGTTTTGCCATTTAAGGATTTCTTTGGGGCCATGTTCTTCTTTAGTTTCGGGCTTTCTATTGATATGTATTCCCTAGGCGGAGCAGTAGGCTGGGCAGCCTTTGCAGCCTTGATTACGATTATCGGTAATGTGGCGTCGGGTTATTTTGCGACAAGGTTCTCGAACGTAAAGCCGAAGAATTCGGTGGATATTGGATTTACCCTTTCGGCACGAGGTGAGTTTTCCATTATTATGGCAAACATCGGTAAGGCAGGCAAGCTGTTGCCGGTTATACAATCCTTCGTCGTAGTCTATGTATTGATCTTATCGATCGTTTCGCCGCTTCTAACGAAAGAATCTAGAAATATATGGAATAAGCTGTCGGGACAAAAAGAAGCTCCTAAGCGGGCTAAGAAAAAGCTTAGCGACTTAGAAGCTGCTGTTCAGGAACCATAG
- a CDS encoding cation:proton antiporter regulatory subunit gives MSIVRESDLIGIGKKYQIETEAGDNMVVVIHDDGRRELYRHEDEDNETHCVMTLSDEESRQVAGILGGLSYKPKALETIEVALDDLRIEWYKVESSNDGVNKSIGELEVRQRTGASIIAAIREDETIINPGPDYVIQPGATLVIAGKLKNIKLLKEILL, from the coding sequence ATGTCGATAGTTAGAGAAAGTGATCTAATAGGCATTGGGAAAAAATATCAAATTGAAACCGAAGCTGGTGACAATATGGTTGTTGTTATTCATGACGATGGTCGTCGCGAGTTATACCGCCACGAAGATGAAGACAACGAAACCCATTGTGTAATGACTTTGTCCGATGAAGAATCTAGACAGGTAGCCGGTATTTTAGGCGGATTGTCCTACAAACCGAAAGCGCTAGAAACCATTGAAGTTGCTTTAGACGATTTACGTATTGAATGGTATAAAGTAGAGTCATCGAATGATGGAGTCAACAAGAGCATCGGAGAGCTGGAAGTTAGACAGCGTACCGGAGCATCAATCATCGCCGCTATTCGCGAGGATGAAACCATTATTAACCCAGGTCCAGACTATGTTATCCAACCTGGAGCGACACTAGTAATCGCTGGTAAGCTAAAAAATATCAAACTTTTAAAAGAAATCCTTCTGTAA
- a CDS encoding MBL fold metallo-hydrolase: MVRAYSLYEGSYSVDKSKKFIPFDPKKDDPKDRPGSLFIHVHPFLVETKGGLVLLDTGLGRRTEDDELMIHANIKKLGFDIEDVRYVLMSHLHKDHANGMVDFKDGSKRVAFPNAEYVIQEQEWEAAFSTESPSYRTDVFEVLQRSGNLLFVNGDGRLNDEIRYELSGGHSEFHQVFHIGTADEHFFFGGDELPEPEEIFRNFIAKYDYDGRRAKQLREEYWAAGAPEGWVFMFYHSKSIAIGRPEQREDGTYKIVDATK, encoded by the coding sequence ATGGTTAGAGCATATTCCCTTTACGAGGGCTCTTATTCTGTAGATAAATCCAAGAAATTCATTCCGTTTGATCCGAAAAAAGATGATCCGAAGGATCGTCCGGGCTCTTTGTTTATCCATGTTCACCCCTTTTTGGTAGAGACAAAGGGAGGTTTGGTTTTGTTAGATACGGGGCTGGGCCGTCGCACGGAGGACGATGAATTGATGATTCACGCGAACATTAAAAAGTTGGGATTTGATATTGAGGATGTACGTTATGTATTGATGTCGCACCTGCATAAGGATCATGCCAATGGGATGGTTGATTTTAAAGACGGTTCTAAGCGTGTCGCTTTCCCGAATGCCGAATATGTGATTCAAGAGCAGGAGTGGGAAGCCGCTTTCAGCACCGAGTCACCTTCTTACCGTACCGATGTTTTTGAAGTGTTACAGCGTAGCGGAAACTTATTGTTTGTCAATGGTGATGGTCGCTTGAACGATGAGATCCGTTATGAACTGTCGGGTGGTCACTCGGAGTTTCACCAAGTGTTTCACATCGGAACTGCTGATGAGCATTTTTTCTTCGGTGGGGATGAATTGCCGGAGCCTGAGGAGATTTTCCGTAATTTTATTGCGAAGTATGACTACGATGGTCGTCGTGCGAAGCAACTACGGGAAGAATACTGGGCTGCTGGAGCACCAGAAGGCTGGGTTTTCATGTTCTACCACTCGAAAAGCATTGCGATCGGTCGCCCGGAGCAACGCGAAGATGGTACTTACAAGATCGTCGATGCCACGAAATAA